The proteins below come from a single Ignavibacteriales bacterium genomic window:
- a CDS encoding GMC oxidoreductase, with translation MKEEKQSFDFDYIIIGSGFGGSVSALRLSEKGYKVLVIEKGKWFRAEDFPKSNWNVKKWIWLPTFKFFGLFKITLFKNVTVLSGVGVGGGSLVYANTLPVPKSDFFTAESWAHLADWKNELKDFYPVALKMLGASQNPRLEKGDLALKELAKKIGKLDEFEATEVAVFFGEPNKIVPDPYFEGKGPDRSGCTFCGGCMVGCRFNAKNTLDKNYLYFAQKNGVKIKAESEVYDVLPLDSKNGSTGYKVMWKRSTSFIKTKGEFTSRGIIFAGGVLGTIKLLLKLKRTSLPNISDKLGSGIRTNSESLIGVTTFDKDAAFSDGVAIGSILHTDQYSHLEPVRYPAGSGFWRILMSPLAHGKNIFIRLVKVIFDIISHPVKNFRIYFVSDWAKKTQILLFMRTIDSTLHFRKGIFGMKSYIEKGQGPTAFIPEAKTLSDQYAQIVNGKTTVLLSETALGIPTTAHILGGAVMGKNNSEGVIDKDNNVFGYENMLICDGSMISANPGVNPSLTITALSERAMSKIKKNN, from the coding sequence ATGAAAGAGGAAAAGCAGTCGTTTGATTTTGATTATATAATAATCGGTTCCGGTTTTGGCGGTTCTGTTTCGGCACTCCGGTTATCAGAAAAGGGTTACAAAGTTCTTGTAATAGAAAAAGGAAAATGGTTTCGTGCAGAAGATTTTCCAAAATCCAACTGGAATGTGAAAAAATGGATTTGGCTTCCGACTTTCAAATTTTTTGGATTGTTTAAGATAACACTTTTCAAAAATGTTACTGTTCTTTCAGGTGTCGGTGTTGGCGGCGGATCACTTGTTTATGCAAATACATTACCGGTTCCAAAATCTGATTTTTTTACAGCCGAAAGCTGGGCACATTTAGCAGATTGGAAAAATGAATTAAAAGATTTTTATCCAGTCGCATTGAAGATGCTCGGTGCATCTCAAAATCCACGTTTGGAAAAAGGCGATCTCGCACTTAAAGAACTTGCAAAAAAAATTGGCAAGCTGGATGAGTTTGAAGCTACAGAAGTAGCGGTATTTTTCGGTGAACCTAATAAAATTGTACCAGACCCATACTTTGAAGGGAAAGGGCCGGACAGATCCGGCTGTACTTTTTGCGGCGGCTGTATGGTCGGCTGCCGTTTCAATGCAAAGAACACTCTCGATAAGAATTATCTATACTTCGCTCAAAAGAATGGAGTAAAAATTAAAGCTGAGTCGGAAGTGTATGATGTTCTCCCGCTCGATTCCAAAAACGGATCGACCGGCTACAAGGTAATGTGGAAGAGATCAACATCATTCATAAAAACAAAAGGCGAATTTACATCACGCGGAATTATTTTTGCCGGGGGTGTACTGGGTACGATAAAACTTTTGTTAAAATTGAAACGTACTTCCCTACCAAATATTTCAGATAAACTTGGCTCGGGTATTAGAACTAATTCCGAAAGCCTAATTGGCGTCACGACTTTTGACAAGGATGCCGCATTTTCAGACGGTGTGGCGATCGGTTCGATTCTTCATACAGATCAGTATAGTCATCTGGAACCGGTTCGTTATCCGGCAGGCTCCGGATTCTGGAGAATTCTTATGTCTCCGCTCGCTCATGGTAAAAATATTTTTATTCGGCTGGTAAAAGTAATCTTCGATATAATTTCCCATCCGGTAAAGAATTTTAGAATTTATTTTGTAAGTGATTGGGCAAAGAAAACACAAATCCTTTTATTTATGAGAACTATTGATTCAACACTTCATTTTAGAAAAGGAATTTTCGGAATGAAATCCTATATCGAAAAAGGACAAGGACCAACAGCATTCATTCCCGAAGCAAAAACATTATCTGATCAGTACGCACAAATTGTAAACGGGAAGACCACAGTGCTTTTATCTGAAACAGCATTAGGAATTCCAACAACGGCACATATTCTAGGCGGTGCTGTAATGGGAAAAAATAATTCCGAAGGAGTAATTGATAAAGACAATAATGTTTTTGGTTATGAAAACATGCTCATTTGTGACGGCTCGATGATAAGCGCTAATCCGGGCGTGAATCCTTCTCTTACAATTACAGCTTTATCAGAAAGAGCAATGAGTAAAATCAAAAAAAACAATTAA
- a CDS encoding DUF5916 domain-containing protein: MGEKFISKILFLHLIFMFSSAFGQAETNVSKPVMEAFRLDKAFEIDGKLDNPVWLNAKPIEINYEVTPGDNTPAPQKTIVRALYDDKYIYFGFQCFDTNPEQIRANISERDKMYQDDWVFVGIDTYGDYQKSYEFVVNPYGIQGDLGAILNNEDSSLDWIWFAKASRNGKGWTAEMAIPFSSLSFPNTDVQNWRINVLRTIPRASRTQLSWVPFDRNIPGIMSQAGYLDGLKNIHQGSSIELLPYAMGQELGKLSDPDNPNAGIKFDSFQSRIGGGIKYSPSPDFSLDAVLNPDFSQIESDAAQISVNTTFALSYPEKRPFFLIGRELLMNSMYYSRSINDPLAAARINGKSGSLSYIFMTAYDRNTVFVIPGEERSNTVGTHLKSLANIGRLRYDIGNESYIGTQMMTRDLSGGHNYVLGIDWNYKFWENWYFSGEGFLSQTKELNDLDALNSTRQFGRTSFNAAFNGEEYSGNGIHLNLSHSSRNYNFNLTFNNFSPTYQTYNGLFDQNGYRQVYMGHEYDFYPTGSFIDFGSLGFNSEMRSDFYGVKKEQFIQTYSSLTLKGQTNLNASYLLVNDENFHGIWFYGIHRFNVNINSRPINEIALSISSSFGKFIYRSDSPEMGVGHNLDVSLTLKPTSQLNLSFDYARARLSSEATKELFYDGNIYRAVLVYQFNPEFFFRTILQYDSFAKAYQVYPLFSYKLSAFTTFYAGATSDYLNYEGTYGIKNVDQQYFVKIQYLFGI, encoded by the coding sequence ATGGGTGAAAAATTTATTTCTAAAATTCTCTTTCTACATTTAATATTCATGTTTTCTTCTGCGTTTGGTCAAGCCGAGACTAATGTTTCTAAGCCAGTTATGGAGGCTTTCCGTTTAGATAAAGCATTTGAAATTGATGGAAAACTTGATAATCCGGTTTGGCTTAATGCTAAACCGATAGAAATAAATTACGAAGTAACACCAGGAGATAACACTCCAGCCCCACAAAAGACAATTGTAAGAGCACTCTATGATGACAAATATATTTATTTCGGTTTTCAATGCTTCGATACTAATCCGGAACAAATAAGAGCAAATATTTCCGAAAGGGATAAAATGTATCAAGATGATTGGGTTTTTGTTGGTATTGATACATACGGCGATTATCAGAAATCATATGAATTTGTTGTGAACCCGTATGGTATACAAGGTGATCTTGGCGCCATCCTAAATAATGAGGATTCAAGTCTTGATTGGATCTGGTTTGCCAAAGCATCTCGAAATGGCAAAGGCTGGACCGCAGAAATGGCAATCCCTTTCTCAAGTCTAAGCTTTCCGAATACCGATGTACAAAATTGGCGTATTAATGTTCTACGCACCATTCCAAGAGCAAGCCGTACACAACTTTCATGGGTTCCATTTGATAGAAACATTCCCGGAATAATGTCTCAAGCCGGTTATTTAGATGGTCTTAAAAATATTCATCAAGGTAGTTCAATTGAACTTCTACCTTATGCGATGGGTCAGGAATTAGGAAAGTTATCCGATCCGGATAATCCGAATGCAGGAATTAAATTTGATTCGTTTCAAAGCCGCATTGGCGGTGGTATAAAATATTCTCCTAGTCCGGATTTTTCTCTCGATGCTGTACTTAATCCGGATTTTAGTCAAATTGAATCTGATGCCGCCCAGATAAGTGTGAATACTACGTTTGCACTTTCGTATCCTGAGAAGCGCCCATTCTTTTTGATTGGCAGAGAACTATTAATGAACTCTATGTATTACTCAAGATCTATTAATGATCCGCTTGCTGCTGCACGTATAAATGGAAAGAGCGGTTCGCTCTCTTATATCTTTATGACTGCATACGATAGAAATACTGTTTTTGTAATTCCAGGTGAAGAGAGAAGCAATACTGTCGGTACACATTTAAAATCATTGGCAAACATCGGCAGACTCCGTTATGACATTGGCAATGAATCATATATCGGAACGCAGATGATGACTAGAGATTTATCCGGAGGACACAATTATGTCCTTGGTATTGACTGGAATTATAAATTTTGGGAAAACTGGTACTTCTCGGGTGAAGGCTTTTTATCTCAAACAAAAGAATTGAATGATCTGGATGCTCTCAATTCCACACGGCAATTCGGCCGTACATCTTTTAATGCCGCATTCAACGGAGAAGAGTATTCGGGAAACGGTATTCACCTGAATCTTTCGCATTCGTCAAGAAATTATAATTTCAATCTGACGTTTAACAACTTTTCTCCTACATATCAAACATACAACGGTTTGTTTGACCAGAATGGTTACAGGCAAGTTTATATGGGTCACGAATATGATTTTTATCCTACCGGTTCATTCATAGATTTTGGATCTCTCGGCTTTAATTCCGAGATGCGTTCCGATTTTTATGGAGTAAAAAAAGAACAGTTTATTCAAACGTATTCTTCTTTAACATTAAAAGGGCAGACCAATCTAAATGCAAGTTATTTATTAGTGAACGATGAAAATTTCCACGGGATATGGTTTTACGGAATACATCGTTTTAATGTTAATATCAATTCGCGTCCAATCAACGAAATAGCACTTTCAATAAGTAGTTCGTTCGGAAAATTTATATACCGTTCAGATTCTCCAGAGATGGGAGTCGGACATAACCTTGATGTCTCGCTTACTCTTAAACCAACTTCACAATTAAATCTTTCTTTTGATTATGCGCGTGCCAGACTTTCAAGCGAAGCGACCAAAGAACTTTTTTATGATGGAAATATTTACCGCGCGGTCCTAGTTTATCAATTTAATCCGGAATTTTTCTTCCGTACAATTTTGCAGTACGATTCTTTTGCCAAAGCATATCAAGTCTATCCGTTATTCAGTTATAAATTGAGTGCGTTCACAACATTTTATGCCGGCGCCACAAGCGATTATCTGAATTACGAAGGTACTTACGGAATTAAAAATGTGGATCAGCAATACTTTGTTAAAATACAATACCTATTCGGAATATAA